CCTAAGCTGTAGCGTGAATTCCCTGTGCAGTGTATTGTTCTAAGACAGAACTGTATCACATTGTGCCCGTCATGCTGTTTTAGAGGGGAGAGAGCTTCCTCTATGGGATTTCACCACCCCCATCCCCTGATAATGTATCTCTCCCTAAAGGCTAGGCCTCCGTGACCTTGTCTTATTCATCGAGGGCGTCTTAAGTGAAAGAACTGAATCCTGAATGGGCCATTTCCCCTCTTTTAACACCCCTTTAATGTCATCAGTGAAATATGAAGTCATTAGGCGATATTAAAACACTGCTGACAAACTAATTAACGGGAGACATTAAACAGGACGGGCTTGATTAATCCGCTTTAACGATTCTTTTTAAGTGGTTCTGGTCAAAATTAATACAGATTTACTGGTGATCTTAAGACAAAAAATACTCATATGTGTATCAGACCTCAAGGGCAACGTAAAGTCACTGGTCTTTTACCTCCCACAGCTGTCCCTCCCACGCTAACCCCCACAGTCTGGAAACACAGAGTCCTCTCAAACAGTCTGAACTCACACAGTTGCTTTATGAGTCTCAACAAGAAGCCATCCCAGTGTGACTCAAGTTCCAGCAAAATCCTGAacaatcccttttttttttcgtgcACTGTTGTATATAAAATTTAGGACAATGCAATTggatgttattgttgttattttaaatgttattctAATGTTTGATTCTTTTATAGTTAAAATTTATTGATATTATTGATGTTGTcgtagttattattattataataataattattattattggtggTGTAAGTGTAGTTAAAGTCATTGGTTGAGCTCGTTGTGTACAAATGTCTTTGTAAATGTCTCCCTCTTGTGGTAAAATCATAGATAGGCTCATTGTGTGCAGCCGCAACAGCACCGACCGTAATGAATGAGTTCTCTTTGGAAGACGCATTGAGAAAAATGCCTCGTGAtttgtgtgttgtatttttcatttcatatattttgaCAATTGTTGACAGATTGTTACATTACACATGGCATTTGGGAATATGACCACCAAACGATACTGTGATCATTATTGCGACTTAACAACTGAAAACACCACGTTATTATAATAAGAAGAACAGCGTGTgtcaaccccccacccccaaattaatcaagcaaataaaaatgtataaagttTCTCACAACACAAGTGGGATAGGAGGGAAATGCACCGCTATAAAATAAGCTCTATCTTTTTATAATGAGCAAAAATGAGCGAAGCGGAATTTGTCATCTGGCGACAAGTGACGTATTTCCGTCAACTGTTCCTCGGTCCACCGTGTATGAACGCTTTGTATCGTATTTTCACAAGGCTAAAGACAGACATTTTGTCGGGACTAAGGATTTCTAAGCCCATATACggtgtttgttgtatttttctaACGGGACCTGTTCCTGTCGGGATTTGAAAATGTAGTTGTTGGTTTTAAACGGTAGGTCAACGTTAACTGTTAGCTTAGCCTCGTTAGCAACCGTGGCCCGGCTGTAGGAGAGCACAAAGGCCCTGCACACCGCCTGCCTCCCTAACCATGTATCCCTCCTGGGGGAACTATGGTGGACCTCAGTCGCAGAACTACGGAGGCCCCGGGCCTCGGAAGCAACCGGGCAGCAGCCACACCGGCGTGGCCGCGGGGTTTGGCGGCTTCGAGGCTTCGTCCGGCGGCTCGCTGTTTTCCAGCTTGCAGGAGCAACACCTCcagcagatgcagcagctgcagatgctgcacCAGAAACAGCTCCAGTCTGTGCTACAACACGGGAACAGTGCCGGTGCGTACGGCGGTGGGTATTCAGGGTCATCACCGTGGCATTCAGAGCCCTCAGGGCATACGGACCCGAGCAGCGCTGGAGCTCAGCCCTACTATAAACAAGAAGAGACTCCGGCTCAGCCGATGAGAGCTCCTCCTGGGCCCAAGCAGAGTCACCAACAgcctcccccacctccaccacagccCCACCCCACTGAACCCCAACCAGGTCCTCCCCCTCCGGAGCCTCTGTCATCAAAACCTCCGGAGAATAGCGGTGGTCACAAAGCCACCGAGGCCAGTAAGAAGGATTCATCCACTGATGAAGACGACAAAGCTTTGCCTCTGCAGGTAATACTTTACACCAGTTTGACAAGTTTCGGTCACAACTCAAGAATATCTTACCGAACTTTAGTGGCCATTAGCACCTCTGTATCtcttaaaataatatttatctACCTtatgcacacaaataaacaaatgcaattATTATAAACATCACATTGTGTATATCAAATATctaatatagatatatatatatatatctatatagatatatacagcCGGAGCCTCTGCTGATGAGATGGAAAGGCTTATTCTTTTATAATGACAATGTCATACTTTTCAGTTAACCTGCTTTACCAGTGTCAACCATGTTCATAAGAAAAACTGATCTATTTATAAATaactaaaattttaaattaaatacttgTAAATGTTATGCATTTTGCAACATTTAGGTTGATTATGACCATTCCTGTCTGAAATTCTGCTTGTTTCCTTAGATTTTGATTTTGAGAATCTCACCCCATGTTAATCATGTGAAATTAAACCTTTGGGTGAAAAATATAAGATTCCACTTTGTCTATCTTATCTGTTAGTACAAATAACAGGTTTCAGTGTGTGGCCTTCCACCATGTGCTCACTgctattttattaataaaatgatGCTCTGGAGGGAATTTAAATGATAACGTAAATAGAGGaaatgagatggagagaagtTCCTCATGTACTTTGCCTCACACCTCCTGTATTTGTTTAATTCAGGAACAACAGCAACTTTGGTACAAACAGCATCTTAAGAATCTACAGAAATTGAAGCAGGAAAAAGCCAAACAGAATCAAAAAGAAGGTGAAACCCCAGGGCTGCCACTGGTGGGCCAAgcagttcctcctcctcctccatcagatccactgaaaagcacacctcctccaccccctccgAAAGATGAGCCTCCTgtaccacctccaccacctgaCGAGTTAAGGGTAAGCATGCCTAACATCCCAGGTGTTTATGTGAGAACTTAAACCTTTCTCAGTCAACTCTACTGATTTTACACATCATATACAAGCTATGTAATGTCAGATTTTTTCCTAGTTCTGCTTTGTTGACTGGGATATTTGGGTTGGtgacaaatatatttcatattgaaCTTTAATTGTAATGAGCGATCAGAATTTTATAACATGTTTCAACTAAACAAAcgttttcacagtttttatgcaATGCTAAAAACAACTggttaaaaatgtcattttgattGTCTGTATTTAGTTTTAAGCTTGGGATGCTGTTTCTTTATATTTCTATCAAATTATCCACTCTCAGCTCATTctcattcacacagaaaaattagatgcaataattcatattttacataaaatttaTTAATTGCTGCAATTTGGTGTACTCTATGGACTGAATGATGCAAAAGATTCTGTATAACAGTACATAAGTATCGGCTATTCTCATATTGACCTGATCTGCCATGGCTGCACCGCCATCATTCGGGAACAGTtacagggggaaaaaatctgCTTGTACTTGTCCTCTCTATCAAGGCTTCCGACACTTAGAAAATTTAAGCTGGAGCTAACATTTACAGCAACATTATCACTAGATCTAAACGTTGGTCCTATTGTTTGCATGAATTTTCAGAGTGAAAATGCGGGAAAACCTTCTAAATTTACAGATACAGTAAGTTTCACCACCCACTCTACCATTACCATCATGTCCACAGATATTTAGCCTTAGGGCTTTTGATGACCCCAATTTTATTAATGTGTCAAGTTCACAGGACCCAAATATATTCAGTCTTCTTTCCCCTTTTAATGGTGATTAATGATAATGAGGTAATTAAATAGTCACATGATTTTAATTGTCATATGTTCCAGCAGTAAGTCAAATATTTTACCTTAGTGGTCTATAGGACAAGAAATCAAAGCCAATAAGACATTTACCAAATGGCTTAGATCAGTGATTCCCCCATTCTGctgactgtaaataaataatccaagagttgttgtttgtgtgattgtgtagtaTTTCATTAGTAATCCCCATCCAAAACAATGTTTCTTCCCTTACATGACAAACTAGTTTAATCTTTATTGCTTCAATCTTGCCGTGTTTTTGTTTAAAGCCTGAAGGCCCTCAAGACCCAGCAGAGGCTGCCCGCCTTCAGCAGttacaggctgcagcagcacagtggcagcAGGTGCAGCAGCATAGAGCTGGCATACAATACCAGGCTCTCATGCAACAGCATGAAAAGCTTCAGCAGATCTTGGAACAATACCAACAGCTGATTCAGCAACCTGCAGACCTTCAAGTAAGTATATTGTAGTTTCtttaacaatttaacaattgtttaatttttttatgcagaTGACCTGTACAGAAagcataatttaaaaagaaaagataatagGTTAAACAGATAGACAGAAACAATAGATGGGGTTTGTGTGCATGGTGGCTGCAGAATATCATGGTTTCCATTTCAGTGTCCATGTTAACAGAGTGGACACACTGGTGACGGTGGGATCTCTGATCTGAGGTCTGAGGACCTGTTGACAGTTATTTTGACATATTGGCAGTGTTACACAAAACTGCCCACTCCCACTGTCTACACTGAAACCTGCACCAGGGATCTTCAACCCCAGTAGCATTTCAGAGGCCaatgagttttaattttttatgtaatgacttgttttttcagtgtgtgtgtatctgttaatatattttaatactACAAATTAATAACATCCTTCCTTAATGTTCTTTGTTGCAGTCAATGTCTGCTGAAATGCAGTTGAGACActatgaaaagcagcagcagcagttcacCCCATTATTTCAAAATTGGGGTCACTCATTTAATTTGTGGTATGAGCAGTTCAAGACCTATCCCCATAAAGACCAGCTACAGGATTATGAGCACCAATGGAAGCAGTGGCAGGAGCAAATGAATGCTACCAACATCCACCTTAAAGAAAGGGTGGCCACCCTGAGTGGCATGGTTCCATTCACCCCAGGCCAGTACAATAGTGGGATGATGGGGCAATATGGCCAGTACCCTGGGCAGGATATGCAGATACAGCAGCAGTCACTAAACCAGGGTATACAGCATTCTCCAGCTGCTGTTGGTCCCAGAGCTCAAGGCCCACGGCCAACTACATTTGGGCCTCATTCGGATTTAACTGCTGGAACCCCTGTGAGAGGGGGTGGCCCTCCCACTGGTTTAGGAGTCAGACCTCCATGTCCTCCCACACTTCAGCAACCAGGCTTTAGCAGCATTAGAGGTCCACGGTCAGTATGAGTTTTGTACCACTGCTATATAACTGGTGTGTATTACATCACATTCAGaatttatgtgttttatattgttatGCTGTCATTGTCtcttaaagaaaactaaacttAACAAAGTTGTCTCACAATATCTGTTGTCTTGCCTGTCCTAGGGGAAAGAACCCTAGATTTGACCAGCCACAGCAACATTTTGATGGTCCACCTAGGTTCGAACAGCCACAGCAGCGCCTTGAAGGGCCACCAAGGTTCGACCAGCCACAGCAACGCTTTGATGGTCCCCCTCGATTTGACCAACCACGACAACGCTTTGATGGACCTCCCAGATTTGACCAACCACGACAGCGCTTTGATGCTCCCACTAGATTCGACCAACCTCGATTTGCGCAGCAGCCCAGGTTTGAACAACCTCTGAGGCATGCTGGCCCACCACCTCGTTTTGAATGCCCACCTGTGGCCCAGCATCAGCAACAGCAATGTCCCCAACCTAAAGCAGAAACAGTCACTAAACAACCAGCCAGTGTAGAGAGCAAAACTCAAAAATCAACCATGCAGCCAcaccctgaaaaagaaaaaattgaacCTGGAAAAGATACGGACAGTGCTGTAGATATGACCGATGATAACTTGCTTGAGAATGATGGTTTTTTTGTCCAAAGTGATCCCATTCCTCAAACATTACAGGCAACTACAGAAACAGAGGAATCAACTGGTAATACAGCTCCTGACAAAAATGATAATTCCAAATCTCTTGAGAGTAAGCCTTCATTAACTGCTGCGTCATCATCAAATAATACTACAGCTCAAAATTCACGTATACCAGATGGACCATTGGCAAACAACAAAGCACCAGTGGTTTTAAAGCCCACAGGAGTCCAACAGGAGCCCCAAACCTCCAGTCAAATGCAGTCAAGACCAGAGCCTCCAAGGCCTCCCCCTGGTAGGGGACGAGGTCAGCCCCCAGTGCCTGTTCATGGGAGAGGTCGTGGGCAGAGGGGTCGTGGAGATTTCAGAGGCTCAAACACAGTCCAGCTAGGGGCAGAAGCGTCGTATGATTACATGACACCTGAAGAGGAGATAAGGATGacaggagagcagcaggaaTATCACTGGCAAGATACTTCATATGAGGAATTTGGAGGTGAGGAGTCTGAGGTGCCACCTGAAGAAATGTGGGTTCCAGAGGACTATCACTTTCCAACCGAGGAAGAGTATTATGAAGAATCAATAGCAGGCGCCCATATGGGGAGAGGAGGGCCCCCACTAATGAGGGGGGGGCCCCCTATGGGAAGAGGAGGCCCCCCTATGGGCAGAGGTGGACCTCCAATGTGTAGAGGAGGCCCAATGATGAGTAGAGGCAGACCACCTATGGGAAGAGGAGGTCCAATGATGAGTAGAGGGGGACCACCTTTAGGTAGAGGAGGTCCTCCTATGATCAGAGGGGGTCCCCCTATGGGAAGAGGCGCACCACCCATGGGAAGAGGAGGACCACCTATGGGAAGAGCAGATCCAGCAGAGCGACACTGGGAAGAACCTGAATCAGTGGAGTACTCAGAGGAAGAGAACCCTTATTGGGGAGAAAGGAGACCTCCAATAAGAGGAATGAGACCACCATTTCCACCTGGCCGAGGTCGTCCTCCACGTGGTCATCCCGGTTTCTTGCACCCAGGACGAGGGCGCCCGCCTCATCCAGTGCACGGGCCAATGGATCACGAGCCATTAGGCCACAACACTGGTGATGCTGACCATGATCCCTCAAGGCACCCCATGTACCATGGGCATGACCCTCACAGCCATCCCATTCATCCTGATGTAGGAAGAGGCAGACGTCGCATGCCCCCACCACCCCATGAAATGATGGATTCTGCAGAGGAGCCTATGTATGATGAAGGAATGGAGAGAGACTTAAGCTGGCGACCACCACATGGCAGAGGTCCACCTATGCCTCCACAGGAGATAATAGATAGGGGGGGAATGAGGAGAAGACCTATGGGTCGAGGAATGGCAAGAGGTATGTGGCGGCCAGGTCCAACACATGAGGACTATAAAGAGGGGTATAATGAGGGTTATGTTGAGGACTATGGTCACGGGGAAGATGGGTATCGCTGGCGGCCACCACAGGACTATCCTGATGACTATCGACAAGAAACCAAGTACTATGAGGCTGAATGGGACAGAGACCGTGCACCTCCTGAGAGAGACATCCCCCCCCGTGTGCCCCCACCACAGCCCTACAGGGAGGGCGGTTGggtggaggaaagagaaagggggCACCCATATCAATATGACGAACTCAACAGGGGAAGGGGAGAACTTAGAATCCGTGAGTACAGGGATGAGCCACCATACCGACAGGATGAGCCACCATACCTGCCACCACCATCTTCAGAATGGGAACGGCCCTCAAGGCTCCCTCCACCACTGGAAAGAGGGTATCCCCCTGACAATGACGATCGCAGACCTCGTTATGAGGATCGCAGGGAAGGGCCTGCTTTGGATAAACCTCCACTTCCCATTGCACCTGTATCAAACCTACCAGAAAGCTCAGTTGAATCCGCCCCACAAGGAACAACTGGTGCAAATGTACTTGCTCTCTCTCAACGTCAACATGAAATCATCTTAAAAGCTGCTCAAGAACTTAAACTTATAAGGTAATTTTTTACCTTTCATTGTTGATTAATACATGATATGCTAAATTGTATCGCAATGACTGGCTATCCAGATTGGCTGTTCATCTAAAAACTGAGGTGGATGGAACATTATTTGTGATTCtcaaattgtttaaaaaaaaaaaaaaaaaaagaatttcaactGGCTTGCCTTTAAACATGCAAGTGATCTAAGTGATTTTTTTCCTAGCATTTATTCTGATCTTTTATACTGtgaacaaattaattttgtgtttctctccacTCTCTTGTCCTCACAGGGAACTGCAAGAGGGGAAGACCACTGGTAATGAACCTCAGCCTCCACCAACTGACATCATGCCTGAGCTTCCTGCTGGTCTTCTTGGTTTGGAGATTCCACCGGATGTCAGGAATGTTTTGAAGGTGCATGATAATTATATTATCTTAGCCTGTTTTGATTACATTGTTGTCAGATTTGCATGACAATTGctaattcagtttttattacGTTTCTATTTTGCCATTTAATCATTATCTGTTAGATATGTATAATATCAAATCTGTCATCCTCAGGGCATGAGTGCTGTGGCACAGACAGCTGCACCTGAACCTGTGTCGTGGGATGCAAAGCCTACTGCCATAGATTGCCAGCCAGGCCTTTCCACTGCACCCATAGCTCCAGTGATTCCAAAGACTGTGGATTACGGGCATGGACATGGTATGAGCATCTTAAAAGAACATATTTCCTCCTTTTAACTGATTAATCTGGTGAATTTTCTGAACGTTATGACTGTTGTCATCACTAATTTCAGAGCCTGGTGCCACTGTTGAACGGATCTCTTATGGTGAGAGAATTGTGCTCAGACCTGATCCAATGCCATCAGACAGGGGTTATGAAAAAGGTATGTTTCAGTACTGTAAAGACTATAATTTTCTGTTCAAATAGAACTTGCCTCGACAACCTTCCAACCGTTCTTCACTGACAAAC
This genomic interval from Echeneis naucrates chromosome 24, fEcheNa1.1, whole genome shotgun sequence contains the following:
- the ylpm1 gene encoding YLP motif-containing protein 1 isoform X1, translating into MYPSWGNYGGPQSQNYGGPGPRKQPGSSHTGVAAGFGGFEASSGGSLFSSLQEQHLQQMQQLQMLHQKQLQSVLQHGNSAGAYGGGYSGSSPWHSEPSGHTDPSSAGAQPYYKQEETPAQPMRAPPGPKQSHQQPPPPPPQPHPTEPQPGPPPPEPLSSKPPENSGGHKATEASKKDSSTDEDDKALPLQEQQQLWYKQHLKNLQKLKQEKAKQNQKEGETPGLPLVGQAVPPPPPSDPLKSTPPPPPPKDEPPVPPPPPDELRSENAGKPSKFTDTPEGPQDPAEAARLQQLQAAAAQWQQVQQHRAGIQYQALMQQHEKLQQILEQYQQLIQQPADLQSMSAEMQLRHYEKQQQQFTPLFQNWGHSFNLWYEQFKTYPHKDQLQDYEHQWKQWQEQMNATNIHLKERVATLSGMVPFTPGQYNSGMMGQYGQYPGQDMQIQQQSLNQGIQHSPAAVGPRAQGPRPTTFGPHSDLTAGTPVRGGGPPTGLGVRPPCPPTLQQPGFSSIRGPRGKNPRFDQPQQHFDGPPRFEQPQQRLEGPPRFDQPQQRFDGPPRFDQPRQRFDGPPRFDQPRQRFDAPTRFDQPRFAQQPRFEQPLRHAGPPPRFECPPVAQHQQQQCPQPKAETVTKQPASVESKTQKSTMQPHPEKEKIEPGKDTDSAVDMTDDNLLENDGFFVQSDPIPQTLQATTETEESTGNTAPDKNDNSKSLESKPSLTAASSSNNTTAQNSRIPDGPLANNKAPVVLKPTGVQQEPQTSSQMQSRPEPPRPPPGRGRGQPPVPVHGRGRGQRGRGDFRGSNTVQLGAEASYDYMTPEEEIRMTGEQQEYHWQDTSYEEFGGEESEVPPEEMWVPEDYHFPTEEEYYEESIAGAHMGRGGPPLMRGGPPMGRGGPPMGRGGPPMCRGGPMMSRGRPPMGRGGPMMSRGGPPLGRGGPPMIRGGPPMGRGAPPMGRGGPPMGRADPAERHWEEPESVEYSEEENPYWGERRPPIRGMRPPFPPGRGRPPRGHPGFLHPGRGRPPHPVHGPMDHEPLGHNTGDADHDPSRHPMYHGHDPHSHPIHPDVGRGRRRMPPPPHEMMDSAEEPMYDEGMERDLSWRPPHGRGPPMPPQEIIDRGGMRRRPMGRGMARGMWRPGPTHEDYKEGYNEGYVEDYGHGEDGYRWRPPQDYPDDYRQETKYYEAEWDRDRAPPERDIPPRVPPPQPYREGGWVEERERGHPYQYDELNRGRGELRIREYRDEPPYRQDEPPYLPPPSSEWERPSRLPPPLERGYPPDNDDRRPRYEDRREGPALDKPPLPIAPVSNLPESSVESAPQGTTGANVLALSQRQHEIILKAAQELKLIRELQEGKTTGNEPQPPPTDIMPELPAGLLGLEIPPDVRNVLKGMSAVAQTAAPEPVSWDAKPTAIDCQPGLSTAPIAPVIPKTVDYGHGHEPGATVERISYGERIVLRPDPMPSDRGYEKEPLGLRDPYSRDPYYERRSDPYMDRREYGRERELYRDKPPLEYERERFERERFPPRERDDRSPLAPPLRSGYREREWDLRDRDRSGSRDREEHYGRPSYDRQPYERAGLDRSGPDRYGHSSSPYVDRRSYPDDRVPPTAPPLPPPPQPPPRVEKKPEIKNIDDILKPPGRLSRPERIVIIMRGLPGSGKSHVAKLIRDKEVDCGGAPPRVLVLDDYFMTEVEKVEKDPDTGRRVKTKVLEYEYEPEMEDTYRSSMLKTFKKTLDDGFFPFIILDTINDRVKHFDQFWSAAKTKGFEVYLAEITADTQTCAKRNVHGRTLKDIMKMSNNWEPSPRHMVRLDVRSLLQDAAIEEVEMEDFNPDDEPKEPKREEEEEGDMGYIPKSKWEMDTSEAKLDKLDGLGSSGKRKRDGEETAGLEDYLQLPDDYATRMSEPGKKRVRWADLEEQKDADRKRAIGFVVGQTDWERITDESGQLAQRALNRTKYF
- the ylpm1 gene encoding YLP motif-containing protein 1 isoform X2, coding for MYPSWGNYGGPQSQNYGGPGPRKQPGSSHTGVAAGFGGFEASSGGSLFSSLQEQHLQQMQQLQMLHQKQLQSVLQHGNSAGAYGGGYSGSSPWHSEPSGHTDPSSAGAQPYYKQEETPAQPMRAPPGPKQSHQQPPPPPPQPHPTEPQPGPPPPEPLSSKPPENSGGHKATEASKKDSSTDEDDKALPLQEQQQLWYKQHLKNLQKLKQEKAKQNQKEGETPGLPLVGQAVPPPPPSDPLKSTPPPPPPKDEPPVPPPPPDELRPEGPQDPAEAARLQQLQAAAAQWQQVQQHRAGIQYQALMQQHEKLQQILEQYQQLIQQPADLQSMSAEMQLRHYEKQQQQFTPLFQNWGHSFNLWYEQFKTYPHKDQLQDYEHQWKQWQEQMNATNIHLKERVATLSGMVPFTPGQYNSGMMGQYGQYPGQDMQIQQQSLNQGIQHSPAAVGPRAQGPRPTTFGPHSDLTAGTPVRGGGPPTGLGVRPPCPPTLQQPGFSSIRGPRGKNPRFDQPQQHFDGPPRFEQPQQRLEGPPRFDQPQQRFDGPPRFDQPRQRFDGPPRFDQPRQRFDAPTRFDQPRFAQQPRFEQPLRHAGPPPRFECPPVAQHQQQQCPQPKAETVTKQPASVESKTQKSTMQPHPEKEKIEPGKDTDSAVDMTDDNLLENDGFFVQSDPIPQTLQATTETEESTGNTAPDKNDNSKSLESKPSLTAASSSNNTTAQNSRIPDGPLANNKAPVVLKPTGVQQEPQTSSQMQSRPEPPRPPPGRGRGQPPVPVHGRGRGQRGRGDFRGSNTVQLGAEASYDYMTPEEEIRMTGEQQEYHWQDTSYEEFGGEESEVPPEEMWVPEDYHFPTEEEYYEESIAGAHMGRGGPPLMRGGPPMGRGGPPMGRGGPPMCRGGPMMSRGRPPMGRGGPMMSRGGPPLGRGGPPMIRGGPPMGRGAPPMGRGGPPMGRADPAERHWEEPESVEYSEEENPYWGERRPPIRGMRPPFPPGRGRPPRGHPGFLHPGRGRPPHPVHGPMDHEPLGHNTGDADHDPSRHPMYHGHDPHSHPIHPDVGRGRRRMPPPPHEMMDSAEEPMYDEGMERDLSWRPPHGRGPPMPPQEIIDRGGMRRRPMGRGMARGMWRPGPTHEDYKEGYNEGYVEDYGHGEDGYRWRPPQDYPDDYRQETKYYEAEWDRDRAPPERDIPPRVPPPQPYREGGWVEERERGHPYQYDELNRGRGELRIREYRDEPPYRQDEPPYLPPPSSEWERPSRLPPPLERGYPPDNDDRRPRYEDRREGPALDKPPLPIAPVSNLPESSVESAPQGTTGANVLALSQRQHEIILKAAQELKLIRELQEGKTTGNEPQPPPTDIMPELPAGLLGLEIPPDVRNVLKGMSAVAQTAAPEPVSWDAKPTAIDCQPGLSTAPIAPVIPKTVDYGHGHEPGATVERISYGERIVLRPDPMPSDRGYEKEPLGLRDPYSRDPYYERRSDPYMDRREYGRERELYRDKPPLEYERERFERERFPPRERDDRSPLAPPLRSGYREREWDLRDRDRSGSRDREEHYGRPSYDRQPYERAGLDRSGPDRYGHSSSPYVDRRSYPDDRVPPTAPPLPPPPQPPPRVEKKPEIKNIDDILKPPGRLSRPERIVIIMRGLPGSGKSHVAKLIRDKEVDCGGAPPRVLVLDDYFMTEVEKVEKDPDTGRRVKTKVLEYEYEPEMEDTYRSSMLKTFKKTLDDGFFPFIILDTINDRVKHFDQFWSAAKTKGFEVYLAEITADTQTCAKRNVHGRTLKDIMKMSNNWEPSPRHMVRLDVRSLLQDAAIEEVEMEDFNPDDEPKEPKREEEEEGDMGYIPKSKWEMDTSEAKLDKLDGLGSSGKRKRDGEETAGLEDYLQLPDDYATRMSEPGKKRVRWADLEEQKDADRKRAIGFVVGQTDWERITDESGQLAQRALNRTKYF